In Gemmatimonadales bacterium, one DNA window encodes the following:
- a CDS encoding BatA domain-containing protein: MFFLHPLALLGLTAALVPPLLHLFQRRRPPDVVFPAVRYLRQTEREAQRSIRLRHLLLMILRMLAVVLLVSAAARPVVPGGSGVLHEPTALAIVLDNSLSSGAIAGGSRVLDDLALRARETLRAAQSGDAVWLIGADGLARRGTPAELLEVASSLRPEARRLDVGASIGTAARLIATAGYARGEIHVLSDLQATALETGEKGERGEIGERGERGEIGERGGRDSVAAGLPILFYHPAAEPPENRGVVAARAVPSIWLAGTGGVTARVGGATSSGDARASVTLTMEGRTGGRALATAGDAVALSAPKVEPGWRSGEVTLDPDELRADDRRPFAVRVVPPASVTIVQGADLGPFLTEALAVLVEGGQVRRGGDASGAVRIGGVTHTGAGVVFPPADPVALGAVNRALAAAGVRWRFGARVEGEDTIAAPLVPELAGARAMRRYRLEPRTADADREVLARAGGEPWLVREGRAVVVGSRVVPEETNLPLLGVFVPFVDALVNRIARGEAGILEAAPGDPVELPANATALGLAQDSAQAVESGAIVTAPRVPGLYPLLAGADTAGILVVAPDPRESDLRRADAATLRARFKGARVTVTGDAREYGSLRFRGAGRSELTGWLLAGVLLVLLVEAGLATGGLSRSA; the protein is encoded by the coding sequence CTCCACCCTCTCGCCCTTCTGGGGCTCACGGCCGCGCTCGTCCCGCCCCTGCTGCACCTCTTCCAGCGCCGGCGCCCGCCCGACGTCGTATTCCCGGCGGTGCGCTATCTGCGCCAGACGGAGCGCGAGGCGCAGCGCTCCATCCGGCTGCGGCATCTTCTCCTCATGATCCTGCGCATGCTGGCCGTGGTGCTGCTGGTCTCGGCCGCGGCGCGGCCGGTGGTGCCGGGCGGCTCGGGCGTCCTGCACGAGCCCACCGCGCTCGCGATCGTCCTGGACAATTCACTTTCCTCCGGCGCGATCGCGGGCGGCTCGCGGGTGCTCGACGACCTCGCGCTGCGCGCCCGGGAGACGCTGCGCGCCGCCCAGTCCGGCGATGCGGTATGGCTGATCGGCGCGGACGGCCTGGCGCGGCGCGGCACGCCCGCCGAGCTGCTCGAGGTGGCGTCGTCGCTGAGGCCCGAAGCGCGGCGTCTTGACGTCGGCGCGAGCATTGGCACTGCGGCAAGGCTTATTGCGACGGCTGGATATGCAAGGGGCGAGATACATGTACTCAGTGACTTGCAGGCGACGGCTTTGGAAACAGGTGAGAAAGGTGAGAGAGGGGAGATAGGGGAGAGAGGTGAGAGAGGTGAGATAGGGGAGAGAGGGGGCCGCGACAGTGTGGCGGCGGGACTCCCCATCCTCTTCTACCATCCGGCCGCGGAGCCGCCGGAGAACCGGGGTGTCGTTGCGGCGCGGGCGGTGCCGTCGATCTGGCTTGCGGGGACCGGCGGCGTCACCGCGCGCGTGGGCGGTGCGACGTCGAGTGGTGACGCCCGCGCGAGCGTGACGCTCACGATGGAGGGGCGCACCGGTGGGCGTGCCCTCGCCACGGCCGGCGACGCAGTGGCGCTGAGCGCGCCGAAGGTGGAGCCCGGCTGGCGGAGCGGAGAGGTGACTCTCGATCCCGACGAGCTGCGCGCCGACGACCGCCGTCCGTTCGCGGTGCGCGTCGTGCCTCCCGCGTCGGTCACGATCGTGCAGGGCGCGGACCTGGGGCCGTTCCTGACCGAGGCGCTCGCGGTGCTGGTCGAGGGCGGGCAGGTGCGCCGCGGCGGTGACGCCTCCGGCGCGGTCCGCATCGGCGGAGTGACGCACACCGGGGCGGGCGTCGTGTTCCCTCCGGCGGACCCGGTCGCGCTGGGCGCAGTGAATCGCGCCCTTGCCGCTGCAGGCGTGCGCTGGCGGTTCGGCGCGCGGGTGGAGGGCGAGGACACGATCGCCGCCCCCCTCGTGCCGGAGCTGGCCGGTGCGCGCGCGATGCGTCGTTACCGGCTCGAGCCGCGTACGGCGGACGCCGATCGCGAGGTCCTCGCGCGGGCCGGCGGTGAGCCGTGGCTGGTGCGCGAGGGTCGAGCGGTGGTGGTCGGGAGTCGCGTCGTCCCCGAAGAGACCAACCTTCCGCTGCTCGGGGTCTTCGTGCCCTTCGTGGACGCGCTGGTCAACCGGATCGCGCGTGGGGAGGCTGGGATACTGGAGGCCGCACCAGGCGATCCCGTCGAGCTGCCCGCCAACGCCACCGCGCTCGGGCTGGCGCAGGACTCGGCGCAGGCAGTGGAATCGGGAGCCATCGTGACCGCGCCGCGGGTGCCGGGCCTCTACCCGCTGCTCGCCGGCGCGGACACCGCCGGAATACTGGTCGTCGCGCCCGACCCGCGTGAGTCCGACCTCCGCCGTGCCGACGCCGCGACGCTGCGCGCGCGCTTCAAGGGAGCGCGGGTCACGGTGACGGGCGATGCGCGCGAATACGGATCGCTGCGTTTCCGCGGCGCGGGTCGGAGCGAGCTGACGGGTTGGCTCCTCGCCGGCGTGCTGCTGGTGTTGCTGGTGGAGGCCGGGCTCGCTACCGGCGGCCTCAGCCGCTCCGCCTGA